The Anabas testudineus chromosome 15, fAnaTes1.2, whole genome shotgun sequence DNA segment TTTATATTGTGTGCCCtattaacagtaaaataaaaacacaaactgtgttaTCTCAACTAATGACTCACTCGACATAAATGATGATGCAAAAAAacttaaatgtgcaaaaacaacCTTGCATTCACTTCATGTGCTGTCATGTTTCCCTTAAGATTCGATTAGATGTTTTTCTAACCAAACTGTTGAATGCAGGGGTCCTGTATTAAAAGCAGGGACAGGGAATTAGGAGAAATCACGTGGTGTTGACACAAAGCCAGCAGCTGATAAAAGCAAGATGTCACGTCAGTCCCCAACAAAGCCCAGAAAACATTACACCTTTTTGTCCAATTCAAGGATAACTCCTACTGTTCCTGCCAGCTAAACAGACAGCACACTCATATTAGAAGTCTTACGTTTTAAATTAGTTCATTCAGATTTGTGGCACAGTTTcttcagaaaacaacaatgcTTTGTGCACACAGTTAATGGAAATAATGGTGTCCTTCAAGGAGTCTTCTTTGACAGTCCTGGAGTTATGTCCTGATCCCTGCATCCTGAGTCTTGCGTCCTGATATTAGAGAGAAAGTGCCGGGAGGGAATTTCCTGCTTTGGAAAGCCCAAATGTGAATGAGCGGAGGAGGGGCATGAGTATAAAAACAGTCTCAGTGTCAACGCACAGCATGTTCTCAGTATGAAGCTGTATTCTCGGTCACTGTTTCAGCTCGCCTTCCTGACCTTCTGCTGTGTGCTTATCACAGGTAAGACTAAAGATTGATTGAAGCTTTTTgatctttatgtttttgtgggACTCTGTTGTCATATATAGACTTAGTGTCTGAGCATGTGAAGCTTCAGGGACTGCAAAAGCAGAAgtgggtggctgtggatcaggacGTAAAGCAGTTATCCAGTGGGGTCATCAGTTTGATTCCCAGATCCTGCTCTCCATATGTTGAATTGAACTGGCGTCACTGCTCTGCTGATATCGATGTGTGTGCAAATTAGTGAATTAAAAGaagcactgtaaagtgctttgggtaccaataagaaagaaaaaaggtttttataaGTGCTGATCATTTAATTATCATTGTATCGAATAAACCTGTAAACCTGTTACTGTGTCTTTGTAGTGAGAGAGTCAGACAGCACGTTTGTCCcaggaaaatgtttgtgtccaCAAACGCAACAGGGTGTCCGAGGGCAACTCAAAGAGCTCGCAGTCTTCCACAAAAGCCCCAGCTGTAACAAAGTGACAGTCATGTGAGTACCATATCACACGTGTGTCCACATATACATGAGTCTGAATGACTGTGACTAAATGTGTTGGTTTACATGTGTTTTACAGAGTGACACTGAAGCACAACAGCGAACAAGTGTGTTTGAATCCAGAGGCAGCAATGGGCAAACAGCTGGTTCGCTGCTGGAACAGGTGAGAGCTTTAATAACTCTGTTAACAAACtaacagacacatgcacattaagGGCATGTAGAGGAACTGTGTAAGGTTAACATAGGCTTAGGGGGAAACTAGAGCTATGCCAACTCTTTTATGTTGGAAATAAAATCCAGCGAAGACCTTTGGACGATGTGATATGCTATATTGGTATTACACAACAGAAGGTCCTATTCACTTATAGAGGGGTGCCACCCAATTTTCCTGTAAATCATGgccaacaatgttttttttttagtttttgttgtcaaGCCTGTTCTTGTAACAACAAAGCATTGAGCTacgcagtttttttttttttttatcttacctGAACATAACACTGTGCTAGTTAACGCATTTTATATAAGAGGATATGGAATACaggtataaatatatatatggtAACTCCTCTTTTAGTTAGGTGTACAGTATCACTTCAATTTCtgattcaaattcaaatattcTGTGCAGAATAAACTCGTCTCAACATCCGAActgaatgttgtgtttttgtatgtgttttccAGAGCTCAAAAGATGAATAGTGATCCAAAAGTGTGcttaaagaggaggaggaggaggaggggaagaggtgGTCAGCGGAAGAGGACTCCGCGGTAGGAAACAACACCACAGGAGAGACTCATCCCTGAACTTCTGACAGTCAGACTGACAAATGCAACAAAGTACACGCTGGTTCTTGCCAAACTGTGGACTCTTAAATCCAGACCGCCATCTGAATGTCTGGCTTTAGATCAAACTCTCTTTCTAGGCCAGCAGTAGCAGAGGGTTTGTGCATATGACTGTGGACTGAACAAAAAGCCCTGGTGGCTTTTCATAAATGTTAAGAGTTTTAACACTAATAAATGGTcagtatgttgtttttatacACTATAAGCTTCTATTTTTATATGAATATGTGCATTTGTCATAAactgttttgtaaaataaatatagcagATGTGACAATTATGGCATGACCGTGTGTGTTATCTATTTTAAAACTCCCATCTCTCTTTAAAACTGGTGGATGGAAAACAGAGTGACTTCTTTGGCGGGACATGAGACACTTGAACCACGCTCACTGCTTTAGTTAATGAACTACAGGATGTGAATCACTGAAAGGCACAAAGCAAATAAATCTCTCTCACTCCAAACATCTGCACAAATATCTCAAAGCAGTAACAGGAGCAAACTGTACAGGAGGTCATATAAAGTGGGGAAACAAGTGTGCATATTGCAGGTTGTagaattttataattttatggACTATTGTGTAGTGTTACAGCTACAGACCCATCAAGGTGATCAGGGTGTGAAGACCAGCTTCACCTCAGCTCTGAGATTTCCAGTAAATCACGTGATACAAGGTCTCAAAGgagctgcaacacacacaccccattCTTTTGAATGATTTTGCCCTGCACTGACTCAGTCTGGGTAACACCAAGTAAATAACCAAGACATGCGCCAGCCTGAGTACTCGGATTGCTATGGGAAGTTGCACAACTGGTATGTGATCCCAGGAATACTTAACGCTCAATATCACCCGGGTAGTAAAGTGGAAAGTGAAAGGAGACTGCTCAACAAGCTCGCCTTTGTGACATGTGGgtaataattaattaaagagACTTTTCATTTCGACTGTGTCAGTGATGTTTACAGTGACTCTGCAGTCAGATCACATTCATCAGTAATGAGGTTAGAAAGTGATACTGAGAGGATCTGTCAACAGTTGTGAAGATAACGGCCTTCTTATTGGATGGCATGTGTCGAGCAGAGATGCCCTTAAAACTCACTGTAAATAAGTACATTTAATGGAGTACTTCAAAATCAGTCTGTACTAGTGTAATTGGTATTTGTCTTAACTAAAGTAGAACATTAACTTGTGAGATAATGTTATTTTAGATCCCAACTTTTGACATTATACTTTTCATTTTAGGATGTGTTTGTATGGCAATTTTCTGACAGTTACatcaatgaaaaaacaaaaaaatacctcattaaacacatatttatttcatCCCATTCCAACTTTAACATGCTGTTTACTGTTAACTGACACTGGATGCTTGTATTTCAACACTTGCTGTGCAGAGGCAGTCTCTGAAATCCTTTTCAATGTACCTGAGAGATATCAAAGTCAATGTTACAATACTTCCAcctagtgtctgtgtgtggcatGCACTGAACCTCTATTATAGCATCATGTCTCCATTTTATTCAGTAATGACCCACTGAGCATCTTGAAGACACAATGTTTCAAAGTTTTAAATGCCCTTATACAGAAATGCATGCAGAGACAGCCTCCAGGATACTGGACAGCTTTAACATTGTCTTTACTCCAAATGGCTTTTTCATTGGGACTTGAAGTAGTTTCTCAGAATCCATTTAGTGGCGTAATATGGTCACATGAGAGATGATTCCTTTTCCATTTCTTGCAGCCGAAACAGACATTTGTcgagaaagaagaagaaagaagacaaaagtGCTTGCATGAGCACTGATAGTTACCACAGAAATCAGGAAACACGCTTCCTAGTACTGACCACAATTCGGTCTGACTGGGAAGTGATCTTTGGGAAGTGACGCGCACGTTTAGCTAAACAATGAACACCAAACACAAAGGCTGAAAAGTCTTTTGAATTTCAGTCACACTGTTTCTCCGCTTATTACAGATTAAAATCCGTGTTATCCTCTTATAGAACTGTTCATATGAAAATCcccaaaatgtttgtgttaatcACTGCAGCTCTACCCCCTCCCTTCACTGACCTCCACTGACCTCCACTCTCATTCAAGGAGACTGCAGACAAGGTAGATGCACAATAGGACGTCCAGTCTACCTCTCATACATATTTAGACATAATAATGGCTGCATAAATATCCCATAACTTAAaagattccagtctttcacaattattatgaattattcaGCCGCTGCACCTGGCTGAACAGAAGATGGACTTAAGGCTTAGAGCTGATGTATTAGGGGGTCACTGGATGGGGTGATGCCCAGACTGTGGTTGAAGGGTGAATTAACATAATGTGCcgcctcttctcttctcttctcttctcttctcttctcttctcttctcctgtgTGTAAGATCCCTCGATGGACAAAGGACCTTCATTGCAGGTTTGCTAATTGGTTTCAACATCGCGAGATTCAGATCCAATTATCGCACCTTCTCTGCCAGCTGCTCCCTCAGACAAAACCATTCCCACCCGTAAAATAGGTCCAGCAGAGCTCCAAATAACGATTATGATGCAAATGGTGTCAAACCGTTTCCCACATAAGTCTGCACTGAAAGCCAAACGCGAACTAGAGACATTTATCAGCAAATCACTTGCACGCCATTTATGTCTGCTGCAGCTATTATTGTAAGAATGCGACCATTTGGTTTTATACGAGCAGGCTACAGATTAAagctgaggagaaagaaagtTTTAAAACCCAACTCACCACCTTAATattgcaaagaaataaaaaaacaaacaaatagacGCCGTCAGTAACTTCACAACATCTTGTCATCATAGCATTTACTTATTTTCAGGTTTAACGACATGATTTAAGTTCTCTCTTTATggatctttaaaaaaataccctttatttaaatagtttattcTTACCATAGCAGACTGCGTCCTCCGTCTTCTTCCGTATATCCACCAGCGATGTCAGCCCTTATTCCGTTTGTTATCAGTCTTCATGCCGGACTAGCCGTGAGACATTCAGAGCCGGAGCGTAAAATTGACGTTAGGATAATCCAATAAATGAGGAACACTGGTGAGCTGTAGCCAATCAGCGTTAAGAGTAGGCGGGTTATTGCTGCACAACCTTCGTGTGTCCAAGCGCAACCTCAGCGCTTCTTCTTAGGGTCATCAATCACATCAGCGTTTTCTTTCTGCttaaatatttataacaaaaataaaataattcaacaaTATGTGTACTAGTTttgttatttgaaaaaaaaaaaaagttagatgaaatgttgtatattttaaaatcacattctTTGATGACCACATATGTTCATCACTGGTGGAAAAGGTTGTTTTATTCAGCTaatgttgtgcttttttattttatattttatgataGGGATCTTATGTCCTATACAAAGAACAACTGATCTgcaattgtttttctcttttgtatgTGCAGTGATAAGAAATCCATTATCACAGCTGCCCTTAAAGCAGctactctgtgttttttttttccatctcagcAGTAAAGGAAGAAGTGCCTGCTAAGATTTATTTCTCCCATCCTGTTTTTGAGCCTGGATCTCTCATTTAGGAAACTGTTGTAGGGTGGAAACACAAACTGTAggaagtctctctctctctctctctctctctctctctctctctctctctctctctctctctctctctctctcgctctctgtttttgtctgagtAGGATTCATGACTAACACGCACACAGAGGAAGTAGGAAGTAAGTTGTTCCAACCTATCTCACAGAAAACAGCTCATTCTACAGAATATAGATTTGACCAAGTTGGTGGAAACGTATAGATGGGAActggaaaaaatataattttcttctcctttgttATTGATAGAAACACGTATGAAACATGCATGTACGACAATAACCCAGTTTCACCTGAATGCTtattatgtgcatgtgtattttcaCGTGT contains these protein-coding regions:
- the LOC113158937 gene encoding C-X-C motif chemokine 10-like, yielding MKLYSRSLFQLAFLTFCCVLITVRESDSTFVPGKCLCPQTQQGVRGQLKELAVFHKSPSCNKVTVIVTLKHNSEQVCLNPEAAMGKQLVRCWNRAQKMNSDPKVCLKRRRRRRGRGGQRKRTPR